From Chryseobacterium sp. IHB B 17019, one genomic window encodes:
- the chrP gene encoding chryseobasin maturation metalloprotease ChrP, with protein MKFEKKSLKFLEKYLNTSSPTGYEHEGQKVWMDYIKPYVDKVEVDHYGTCYGIINPEAEFKVVIEAHADEISWYVNYITDEGLIYVIRNGGSDQTIAPSKVVHIHGEKGIVKGVFGWPAIHTRSNQNEPTPKIENIFIDCGATTKKEVEDMGIFVGCMITYPDEFFEMNDRYFVCRALDNRIGGFMIAEVARLLKENKKMIPFGLYITNSVQEEVGLYGADMIADTIKPNIAIVTDVTHDTTTPMIEKKKEGDQKCGAGPVVFFAPSVHHTIRELIIDTAKAKKIPFQRAAASRATGTDTDAFAHSNGGVPSALISLPLRYMHTTVEMVSKEDVGNVIKLIYETVLRIQPEMKLKYH; from the coding sequence ATGAAATTTGAAAAGAAATCTTTGAAATTTTTAGAAAAATATTTAAATACTTCATCACCAACAGGTTACGAACATGAAGGGCAAAAAGTTTGGATGGACTATATTAAGCCATACGTAGACAAGGTAGAAGTAGATCATTACGGAACTTGCTATGGTATAATCAATCCCGAGGCGGAATTTAAAGTAGTAATTGAAGCTCATGCTGATGAAATCTCATGGTATGTAAATTATATTACAGACGAAGGATTGATCTACGTTATCCGAAACGGAGGCTCAGATCAGACCATTGCACCTTCAAAAGTTGTGCACATTCATGGTGAAAAAGGAATTGTTAAAGGTGTTTTCGGATGGCCTGCAATTCACACAAGAAGCAATCAGAATGAACCAACCCCAAAAATCGAAAACATTTTTATCGACTGCGGGGCAACCACCAAAAAAGAAGTTGAAGACATGGGAATTTTTGTTGGCTGCATGATTACTTATCCCGATGAATTTTTTGAAATGAATGACCGTTATTTCGTTTGCCGTGCTCTAGACAACCGAATCGGAGGCTTTATGATTGCAGAAGTAGCAAGACTTTTAAAGGAAAACAAAAAAATGATCCCGTTTGGTCTCTATATTACAAATTCTGTCCAGGAAGAAGTTGGATTGTATGGTGCTGATATGATTGCAGATACGATCAAGCCTAATATTGCTATCGTAACAGATGTTACCCACGACACCACAACGCCAATGATCGAAAAGAAAAAAGAAGGCGATCAGAAATGCGGAGCCGGGCCAGTGGTTTTCTTCGCACCGAGTGTTCACCACACAATCAGAGAATTGATTATTGACACTGCAAAAGCCAAAAAAATTCCGTTCCAAAGAGCAGCAGCTAGCCGTGCAACAGGAACGGATACAGACGCTTTCGCACACTCAAACGGAGGTGTTCCAAGTGCATTAATTTCCCTACCTTTGCGCTACATGCATACAACGGTAGAAATGGTTTCCAAAGAAGACGTAGGCAACGTGATTAAGCTCATCTACGAAACCGTTCTTAGAATCCAGCCGGAAATGAAATTGAAATATCATTAA
- a CDS encoding DUF4294 domain-containing protein: MNFSKIICLFLLFFGITAFGQKDSVFARPLSQYPPELLKTDEFGKKYYYDERQKMKVYEINGETVIVMDELILVNKPRFNNQLDRNYYFFLNKKLYRVYPLFLTALQQYRDIQKEMTDLDSKAKRKYIKDRQNILADQYEKQLRDLTTTEGQVFAKLMNRATGKNVYEIIKELRGGWSAFWWNVKGKMADIDLKDKYDPHKNRTDEYLESLLQSNWNSGYLQPYPGASDFRVTK, from the coding sequence ATGAATTTTAGTAAGATTATTTGTCTTTTTCTTCTCTTTTTTGGGATCACTGCCTTTGGTCAAAAGGATTCTGTATTTGCAAGACCCTTGAGCCAATATCCGCCGGAATTACTGAAAACGGATGAATTTGGTAAAAAATATTACTATGACGAAAGGCAAAAGATGAAGGTATATGAGATCAACGGTGAAACTGTAATTGTTATGGATGAGTTGATTTTAGTGAATAAACCGAGATTTAATAACCAACTGGACAGAAACTATTATTTTTTCCTTAATAAAAAGCTATACAGAGTCTATCCTTTGTTTTTGACCGCCCTTCAACAGTACAGGGATATTCAGAAGGAAATGACAGATCTTGACAGTAAAGCAAAAAGAAAATATATAAAGGACAGACAAAATATATTGGCAGATCAGTATGAAAAACAACTCAGGGATCTTACCACTACTGAAGGCCAGGTCTTTGCAAAGCTGATGAACAGGGCAACCGGTAAGAATGTATATGAAATTATCAAAGAATTAAGAGGAGGATGGAGTGCTTTCTGGTGGAATGTAAAAGGAAAAATGGCGGATATCGACCTTAAAGACAAATACGACCCGCATAAAAACAGGACTGATGAATACCTGGAATCTCTGCTTCAGTCTAATTGGAATTCCGGATATCTGCAGCCTTATCCCGGCGCCAGTGATTTTAGAGTGACCAAATAA
- a CDS encoding NUDIX domain-containing protein, translating into MIDKINVRVYACAVKDKKVLTLYEEYVGEPLMKFPGGGLEYGEGLIECLHREFDEELNVKIEVVEHLYTQENFLVSRFRENEQLLTIYYMVNILNEEDFLILDPCIEKTEWIDIDRPDNPFTLPIDKIVFDKLKEKFL; encoded by the coding sequence ATGATAGATAAGATCAACGTTAGAGTGTATGCCTGTGCGGTAAAGGATAAAAAAGTACTTACTTTATATGAAGAATATGTTGGCGAACCTTTAATGAAATTTCCGGGTGGCGGGCTGGAATATGGTGAAGGATTAATAGAATGTTTGCATCGTGAATTCGATGAAGAGCTGAATGTAAAAATTGAAGTGGTGGAGCATCTTTATACGCAGGAAAATTTCCTGGTTTCGCGTTTCAGGGAAAATGAACAGCTGCTTACTATATATTATATGGTAAATATTCTAAATGAGGAAGACTTTTTGATTTTAGATCCCTGCATCGAAAAAACAGAATGGATTGATATCGACAGACCTGATAACCCGTTTACTTTACCCATAGATAAAATTGTTTTCGATAAACTGAAAGAAAAATTCCTGTAA
- the mnmD gene encoding tRNA (5-methylaminomethyl-2-thiouridine)(34)-methyltransferase MnmD — protein sequence MKREIKTTNDGSKTLFINELNENYHSHHGALQEAEHVFIKNGLNLINDYEINILELGFGTGLNVLVTINEYLKTDKNHVINYFTLEKYPINESEISDLAYFELFDNVEFKNIYQKIHQADWEKSVEIINGFNLKKIQCDFFDLKNINLSKINLVYFDCFGARVQPDLWEKPLFELVSDKMAVNGLLTTYSSKGSVRRILQELDFKVEKKQGPPGKREMINAVKL from the coding sequence TTGAAAAGAGAAATTAAAACCACAAACGACGGTAGTAAAACATTGTTTATCAACGAATTAAATGAAAACTATCATTCTCACCATGGCGCACTTCAAGAAGCAGAACATGTGTTTATCAAAAATGGATTAAATTTGATAAATGATTACGAAATTAATATTTTAGAACTCGGTTTTGGAACAGGTTTGAATGTTTTGGTAACAATTAATGAATATTTAAAAACTGACAAAAATCATGTTATTAATTATTTTACCCTTGAAAAATATCCCATAAATGAATCCGAAATTAGTGATTTGGCATATTTTGAGCTTTTCGATAACGTAGAATTCAAAAATATTTATCAAAAAATTCATCAAGCAGATTGGGAGAAATCGGTTGAAATTATTAATGGATTTAATCTAAAAAAGATACAATGCGACTTCTTTGACCTGAAAAACATTAATTTATCAAAAATCAATCTTGTTTATTTTGACTGTTTCGGAGCCAGAGTACAGCCGGATCTTTGGGAAAAACCCCTGTTTGAACTTGTATCTGATAAAATGGCAGTCAACGGTTTATTAACTACTTATTCATCAAAAGGTAGCGTAAGAAGGATCCTGCAGGAACTTGATTTTAAAGTGGAAAAGAAACAAGGTCCTCCTGGGAAAAGAGAGATGATTAATGCTGTGAAATTATAG
- a CDS encoding branched-chain amino acid aminotransferase, with protein sequence MIIQKTENSRISTFDPNNFSFGNTFIDHMIICEYENGKWGDVKLVPYGPLMFTPAMMGVNYGQACFEGMKAYKDKDGQVFLFRPEKNFERINKSAKRLAMPEVTEEMFLEGLKALVDIDRDWIPQGEGMSLYIRPLIFATEEALKARVANKYMFAIVATPAKMYYTEPVSVKISDHYSRAASGGVGSAKAAGNYAASFYPTQLAIEEGYEQIIWTDDATHEYFEESGTMNVFVRINDTIYTPPTSEKILDGVTRDSFIQLAKRRGIEVKVEPIKVKDVVEAQRNGTLKEVWGVGTAVVTTVFQALGYNGEKLELPRLSDEESYAVTLKNDLVDLQTNLSEDPFGWRVLVDHVMETV encoded by the coding sequence ATGATAATTCAAAAAACTGAAAACTCCCGAATTTCTACATTCGACCCTAACAATTTTTCATTTGGAAATACTTTTATTGATCACATGATAATATGCGAGTATGAAAATGGAAAATGGGGTGATGTAAAATTAGTTCCATACGGTCCTTTGATGTTTACTCCAGCTATGATGGGCGTAAATTACGGACAAGCTTGTTTTGAAGGTATGAAAGCCTATAAAGACAAAGACGGACAGGTTTTCCTTTTCAGGCCCGAAAAGAATTTTGAACGTATCAACAAGTCGGCAAAGCGTCTTGCAATGCCTGAAGTAACTGAGGAAATGTTTTTAGAAGGATTGAAAGCATTAGTTGACATCGATAGAGACTGGATTCCTCAGGGGGAAGGTATGTCTTTGTATATCAGACCATTGATTTTCGCTACAGAAGAAGCTTTGAAAGCGAGAGTTGCCAATAAATATATGTTTGCAATCGTTGCAACACCTGCAAAAATGTATTATACAGAGCCTGTTTCTGTGAAAATTTCAGATCATTATTCAAGAGCTGCAAGTGGTGGAGTAGGTTCTGCTAAAGCTGCCGGAAACTATGCTGCATCTTTCTATCCAACGCAATTGGCGATCGAAGAAGGATATGAGCAAATCATCTGGACAGACGATGCAACGCATGAATATTTCGAGGAAAGTGGAACAATGAATGTATTTGTAAGAATCAACGATACGATTTATACTCCGCCAACCTCAGAAAAAATCCTGGACGGTGTTACAAGAGACAGCTTCATCCAACTGGCAAAAAGAAGAGGAATTGAAGTAAAAGTAGAGCCTATTAAAGTAAAAGATGTTGTAGAAGCTCAAAGAAACGGAACTTTGAAAGAAGTTTGGGGCGTTGGAACAGCAGTTGTTACTACAGTTTTCCAAGCTTTAGGATATAACGGTGAGAAATTGGAATTACCAAGACTTTCCGATGAAGAAAGCTATGCAGTTACTTTAAAAAACGACTTAGTTGATTTGCAGACCAACCTTTCAGAAGATCCTTTCGGATGGAGAGTATTGGTTGATCATGTTATGGAAACGGTTTAA
- a CDS encoding FKBP-type peptidyl-prolyl cis-trans isomerase: protein MKKILFISVLGLLSCSKNAQTHPPVGGVLNQKDLDISKNRMKNLNAQERMQIQEWINSQPVKFYPTQLNYWVSTQGFDQRQRRQDNSLISYSYDLYDFDQTKIYDQPIQRRDAKFGHFEELKAVEDALRFIHDGEEVTLLVPSSLAYGTYGDEKKIDNDIPLIIKLKAL from the coding sequence ATGAAAAAAATACTCTTCATATCGGTATTAGGTTTATTGAGCTGTAGCAAAAATGCACAGACTCATCCCCCTGTTGGCGGCGTTTTGAACCAGAAAGATCTTGATATTTCGAAAAACAGGATGAAAAACCTTAATGCTCAGGAAAGAATGCAGATTCAGGAATGGATCAATAGTCAACCTGTGAAATTTTATCCTACCCAGCTCAATTATTGGGTAAGCACGCAGGGTTTCGACCAAAGACAAAGGAGACAGGACAACTCCCTGATTTCCTATTCTTACGATCTATACGACTTCGATCAGACGAAAATATATGATCAGCCTATACAAAGAAGAGACGCTAAATTCGGGCACTTTGAGGAATTGAAAGCTGTAGAAGATGCTTTGCGTTTTATACATGATGGTGAGGAAGTTACGCTTTTAGTTCCATCTTCTCTTGCGTACGGGACTTATGGCGATGAGAAGAAAATAGATAACGATATTCCACTAATCATAAAATTAAAAGCATTATAA
- a CDS encoding peptidylprolyl isomerase, with translation MSCTPIYKKMNVDKETYEGLNDGLYANLQTTKGNLIVQFEDKKAPVTVANFIGLAEGKIDNKAKAKGVPFYDGTIFHRVIKDFMIQGGDPQGTGMGDPGYKFEDEKNDLKHTGKGILSMANSGPNSNGSQFFITEVATPWLDGKHTIFGKVVKGNDVIDAIANVEKGAQDKPKTDIVLEKVSIFSKGDEYKNYDAAKTFTEGKAKIAENNKAYLAKEEADKKKKEEEFKANQQKMVENLKAGMQKTESGLYYKITKTSTGKAPKAGDNVSVHYAGKLVDGTEFDSSFKRNEPIDIPIGMGRVIKGWDEGILLLKEGETATLLIPPAMGYGERGAGGVIPPNAWLIFDVELVKVQ, from the coding sequence ATGAGTTGTACACCAATTTATAAAAAAATGAACGTAGACAAAGAAACTTATGAAGGTCTTAATGACGGACTTTATGCAAATCTTCAAACAACAAAAGGTAACCTTATCGTACAGTTTGAGGATAAAAAAGCACCTGTAACTGTAGCTAATTTTATTGGTCTTGCAGAAGGAAAAATCGACAACAAAGCTAAGGCAAAAGGAGTTCCTTTCTATGATGGAACGATTTTCCACAGAGTAATCAAGGATTTCATGATCCAGGGAGGTGATCCTCAGGGAACGGGAATGGGAGATCCGGGATATAAATTCGAGGACGAAAAAAATGACCTTAAGCATACAGGAAAGGGAATCCTTTCTATGGCTAATTCCGGCCCGAACTCAAATGGTTCTCAGTTCTTTATCACAGAAGTTGCTACTCCATGGTTAGACGGAAAACACACGATTTTCGGAAAAGTGGTAAAAGGTAATGATGTAATCGACGCTATCGCAAACGTAGAAAAAGGAGCTCAAGACAAACCTAAAACTGACATTGTTTTAGAAAAAGTTTCTATTTTCAGCAAAGGTGATGAATATAAAAACTATGATGCTGCAAAAACTTTCACGGAAGGAAAAGCTAAAATTGCAGAAAATAATAAAGCTTATTTAGCTAAGGAAGAAGCTGATAAGAAGAAAAAAGAAGAAGAGTTTAAAGCAAACCAGCAGAAAATGGTTGAAAACCTAAAGGCTGGAATGCAAAAAACAGAATCCGGACTTTACTATAAAATTACAAAAACTTCCACAGGAAAAGCTCCAAAAGCTGGCGACAACGTTTCTGTACATTACGCAGGAAAACTAGTAGATGGAACCGAGTTTGATTCTTCATTCAAAAGAAATGAGCCTATCGACATTCCTATCGGAATGGGAAGAGTAATCAAAGGTTGGGACGAAGGGATCCTTTTGTTAAAAGAAGGTGAAACTGCCACTTTATTGATTCCACCGGCAATGGGCTATGGAGAAAGAGGTGCAGGAGGTGTAATTCCGCCAAATGCATGGTTGATTTTTGATGTTGAGCTTGTGAAAGTACAATAA
- a CDS encoding aspartyl protease family protein: MKKIFCSFFAFCTILISAQGKRFFENGEVQLQKPVEKINLRYANELPFVTVAINGKTYNFLFDSGAPTVISSSIYNELNLKKKHKSKVKDSQKNKQEQIFTELPEMIVDNVIFKNIGAIVLDLNTAELGCFKVDGIIGANQMAKLYWRVNYSENSLEATKDLSLFGLGGYDLIIPFEAKPQKTPVIEAKILDKKIQLTFDTGASGRLRIADKNFDPQKVKQSIETFGTNTVGAFGAGKPVSGYIFKTENMILGNKNFQNELIATGSSDLIGNEFFKDFIFILDWKNSRIYMKRVKTNPVKLESFGFSYRFIDAKPVVAFVFKDENFPLKIGDSIISINNVDLDHLDKDSACHYMLNRIEKDQKTIDIKVKRDGKVLDFKLDKKAYL; encoded by the coding sequence ATGAAGAAAATTTTCTGTTCATTTTTTGCCTTTTGTACTATTCTGATATCGGCGCAGGGAAAGAGATTCTTTGAAAATGGGGAAGTACAGCTTCAGAAACCTGTTGAGAAGATCAATCTGCGATATGCTAATGAACTTCCTTTTGTAACGGTAGCTATCAATGGGAAAACTTACAATTTTCTATTTGATTCAGGGGCGCCGACTGTTATTTCCAGCAGCATTTACAATGAGTTGAATCTCAAGAAAAAACACAAAAGCAAAGTAAAAGATTCACAGAAAAACAAGCAGGAACAGATTTTTACAGAGCTTCCGGAAATGATTGTTGACAACGTAATTTTCAAAAATATCGGAGCCATTGTTCTTGATCTTAACACGGCAGAACTGGGGTGTTTTAAAGTTGATGGGATTATTGGAGCCAATCAGATGGCAAAACTATATTGGAGAGTAAATTATTCTGAAAATTCATTGGAAGCGACGAAAGATTTATCGTTATTTGGTCTGGGTGGTTATGATCTTATCATTCCATTTGAAGCAAAACCGCAGAAAACTCCGGTAATTGAAGCGAAAATTTTAGATAAAAAGATTCAACTGACTTTTGATACTGGTGCTTCGGGAAGATTGAGAATTGCTGATAAGAATTTTGATCCTCAAAAAGTAAAACAATCTATAGAAACCTTCGGGACTAATACTGTCGGAGCTTTTGGAGCGGGAAAACCTGTCTCAGGATATATTTTCAAGACCGAAAATATGATATTGGGAAATAAAAACTTCCAGAATGAATTGATTGCAACGGGAAGCTCAGATCTTATCGGAAACGAATTTTTTAAAGATTTTATTTTTATTCTCGATTGGAAAAATAGCAGGATTTACATGAAAAGAGTCAAAACTAATCCTGTAAAATTGGAGTCTTTCGGGTTCAGCTATCGTTTTATAGATGCAAAACCTGTGGTAGCTTTTGTATTTAAGGATGAAAATTTTCCATTAAAAATAGGAGATTCTATTATCAGTATTAATAATGTGGATCTTGACCATCTTGACAAAGATTCTGCCTGTCATTATATGTTGAACAGAATAGAGAAGGATCAGAAAACGATTGATATCAAAGTAAAAAGAGACGGGAAAGTTCTCGATTTTAAATTGGACAAGAAAGCTTATTTATAA
- a CDS encoding DUF6261 family protein, protein MKKLIPVDLSRLHPAEFEQLIVRFIEDFSNSTLNTSTDADFKRLYDNIQSHIMMYHFTLNQVQAIEESVKITEADAVRDRDLQALRNAVKPYRNAKTQAEKDAFFTIRLLLNQYKNVQNASYKEHTDMLNTLVEKLLSSEYSFHVSVLSIVKFANHLSDSNAAFNSVLTGCSYQTSQKMTFDLKALRNILTHDYKQMANYIVTLANVKDDVFYKDVLTILNSGRASFSGIISAKRYGNKKESITI, encoded by the coding sequence ATGAAAAAATTAATTCCGGTGGACCTTTCAAGGTTGCACCCCGCTGAATTCGAACAGCTCATTGTTCGCTTCATTGAAGATTTCAGTAACTCAACTTTAAACACCAGTACGGATGCAGACTTTAAGAGGTTGTATGATAACATCCAGTCTCATATAATGATGTATCATTTTACACTTAATCAGGTACAGGCCATTGAAGAATCAGTAAAAATTACTGAGGCGGATGCTGTACGTGACAGAGATTTACAGGCTTTAAGAAATGCAGTAAAACCTTACAGAAACGCAAAAACTCAAGCCGAAAAAGATGCTTTCTTTACCATAAGATTATTGCTAAACCAATATAAAAATGTACAGAATGCATCTTACAAAGAACATACCGACATGCTGAATACGCTTGTCGAAAAACTACTCTCTTCAGAATACAGCTTCCATGTTTCTGTATTGAGTATCGTGAAGTTTGCCAATCATTTGTCTGACTCTAATGCAGCTTTCAACAGCGTATTGACAGGATGTTCTTACCAAACATCGCAGAAAATGACATTTGATTTAAAGGCTTTAAGGAATATCCTTACTCACGATTATAAACAGATGGCAAATTATATCGTAACCTTAGCCAATGTAAAAGACGATGTTTTTTACAAAGATGTATTAACCATCCTAAATAGCGGAAGAGCCTCTTTCTCCGGGATTATCTCAGCGAAAAGATATGGCAATAAAAAAGAAAGTATAACAATTTAA